In Carettochelys insculpta isolate YL-2023 chromosome 31, ASM3395843v1, whole genome shotgun sequence, a single window of DNA contains:
- the POLB gene encoding DNA polymerase beta — MSKRKAPQESPNTGITDFLSELANYEKNVNRAIHKYNAYRKAASVISKYPSKIKSGAEARKLEGVGAKIAEKIDEFLSTGKLRKLEKIRQDDTSASINFLTRVSGIGPSAARKLVDEGIKTLEDLRKNEHKLNHHQRIGLKYFDDFEKRISREEMLQMQEIVLKEIKKLDPEYIATVCGSFRRGAESSGDMDVLLTHPSYTSESTKQPKLLHLVVEQLEKIHFITDTLSKGDTKFMGVCQLPNKEDGASYPYRRIDIRLIPKDQYYCGVLYFTGSDIFNKNMRTHALEMGFTINEYTIRPLGVTGVAGEPLPVESEKDIFDYIQWKYREPKDRSE, encoded by the exons ATGAGCAAGCGGAAGGCGCCGCAGGAGAGCCCCAACACGGGCATCACGGACTTTCTGAGCG AGCTGGCGAACTACGAGAAGAACGTGAACCGGGCCATCCACAAGTACAACGCCTACAG AAAAGCAGCTTCTGTTATATCAAAGTATCCAAGCAAGATAAAAAGCGGAGCTGAGGCAAGGAAACTG GAAGGAGTAGGGGCTAAAATAGCTGAGAAGATTGATGAGTTTTTATCCACTGGAAAACTACGTAAGCTTGAAAAG ATTCGACAAGATGATACAAGCGCATCTATCAATTTCCTGACCCGAGTTAGTGGCATAGG CCCTTCTGCAGCTAGGAAGCTTGTGGATGAAGGAATAAAGACATTGGAAG ATCTCAGGAAGAACGAACACAAGCTGAATCATCATCAGCGCATCGGGCTGAA ATATTTTGATGACTTTGAGAAAAGAATCTCTAGAGAGGAGATGTTACAGATGCAG GAGATTGTATTAAAAGAGATAAAGAAACTGGACCCCGAATATATTGCTACAGTCTGTGGCAGTTTCAGGCGAG GTGCAGAATCAAGTGGGGATATGGATGTTCTCCTGACCCATCCAAGTTACACTTCTGAATCAACCAAACAG CCAAAGCTTTTGCATCTAGTTGTAGAACAACTGgaaaaaatccacttcatcacaGACACCTTGTCAAAAGGTGATACGAAATTCATG GGTGTGTGTCAGTTGCCGAACAAAGAAGATGGAGCCAGTTATCCATACAGGAGAATTGATATCAG GCTGATCCCCAAGGATCAGTATTATTGTGGGGTACTGTACTTCACAGGCAGTGACATATTCAATAAGAACATGAGAACTCATGCCCTGGAAATGGGTTTCACAATCAACGAGTACACAATCCGGCCCTTGGGAGTTACTG GAGTTGCTGGAGAGCCTCTCCCAGTAGAGAGTGAAAAGGACATCTTTGATTACATACAGTGGAAGTATCGAGAGCCAAAAGACCGGAGTGAATAA